The following are from one region of the Chitinivibrionales bacterium genome:
- a CDS encoding cobalamin-dependent protein (Presence of a B(12) (cobalamin)-binding domain implies dependence on cobalamin itself, in one of its several forms, or in some unusual lineages, dependence on a cobalamin-like analog.) produces the protein MKLRLLYPKFKKFLEDHASLREELKGHVIGDYTMPPSLALPIIAALTPRPVGINLTDDNITPVDFDEKVDLAVISCFTPQAQRAYEIADEFKKRGTKTIIGGVHPTALPDEALAHADAVCVGEGEQVWHAILSDLQTGSLKKKYSAQSYCDLAKMPVPRRAIFSPDNYRWKAHLVQVMRGCPAPCAGCPVPYMGGTLFRLRPVENIIADIKSMPYKELYFTDDTVMLPGKKPMKFLLKIMERTAEMADIKIFLASTMMMTPDLEFYRKLKNGGTASIYTVFGFDKNSQLLFDKSCTADHWSAAVDLVRMIEDIGIHFFGSFGIGFDNQDKGVTERILKFTQDARIDLAEFYIPTPFPGTKFGERIAAENRLLHRNYSLWNHANVVFKPKNFTETELLDAFHFAWREFYKDKKPENTVRSFTLNEKKS, from the coding sequence ATGAAACTGCGATTGTTATATCCTAAATTCAAGAAATTCCTCGAAGACCATGCCTCGCTTCGCGAGGAACTCAAGGGCCACGTGATCGGCGACTACACCATGCCGCCGTCGCTTGCGCTGCCGATCATCGCCGCGCTCACACCACGCCCGGTCGGAATCAACCTTACCGACGACAACATCACGCCGGTTGATTTCGACGAGAAGGTCGACCTCGCGGTGATAAGCTGCTTCACGCCGCAGGCGCAGCGCGCCTACGAAATCGCGGACGAATTCAAGAAGCGCGGCACGAAAACCATCATCGGCGGCGTTCACCCGACCGCCCTGCCGGACGAGGCGCTCGCCCATGCCGACGCGGTATGCGTTGGCGAAGGGGAGCAGGTATGGCATGCCATTCTTTCCGACTTGCAAACCGGCTCGTTGAAAAAAAAGTACAGCGCCCAGTCGTATTGCGATCTCGCCAAAATGCCCGTCCCCCGCCGCGCTATTTTCTCGCCCGACAATTATCGCTGGAAGGCGCACCTCGTGCAGGTGATGCGCGGGTGCCCGGCGCCCTGCGCCGGCTGCCCCGTGCCCTACATGGGCGGCACCCTGTTCCGGCTGCGGCCGGTGGAAAACATCATCGCCGACATTAAATCAATGCCGTACAAGGAACTTTATTTCACCGATGACACCGTGATGCTTCCCGGAAAAAAACCGATGAAATTCCTGTTGAAGATCATGGAGCGCACCGCGGAAATGGCGGATATAAAAATCTTTCTCGCCTCCACCATGATGATGACGCCGGACCTGGAATTCTACCGCAAGCTTAAAAACGGCGGCACCGCGTCCATCTACACCGTGTTCGGCTTTGACAAGAACTCCCAGCTACTGTTCGACAAATCCTGCACGGCAGACCATTGGAGCGCTGCGGTCGACCTGGTCCGAATGATCGAGGACATCGGCATACACTTTTTCGGCTCGTTCGGCATCGGGTTTGACAACCAGGACAAGGGCGTGACCGAGCGCATCCTCAAATTCACGCAGGACGCGCGCATCGACCTGGCGGAATTCTACATCCCCACGCCGTTTCCCGGCACCAAGTTCGGCGAACGGATAGCCGCGGAAAACAGGCTCCTGCACCGGAACTATTCGCTGTGGAACCACGCGAACGTGGTGTTCAAACCCAAGAATTTCACGGAGACCGAGCTGCTCGATGCGTTCCATTTTGCGTGGAGGGAGTTTTATAAGGATAAAAAGCCGGAGAATACGGTGAGGAGTTTTACGTTGAATGAAAAAAAGAGTTGA